In Planctomycetia bacterium, a genomic segment contains:
- a CDS encoding FG-GAP repeat protein: MHYDNRPQRGFSLIQMSALIAVGGIIMVSVLPGGSGSTDLERADITLQRMHAIETAMQGFMAAHHRRPCPAGISDLMGSAVFGMEQLESGHCASAVGASEYAGMPPVRTLGLPEEHAFDGWGRRMQYRVDQRTTVSGASALSADVSSCFDLQSQRAKGAIEIASAHDAAVSGDNVMWALISHGKDKYGSYSMQGQGPLDGATDDDTLKNIALEGRLVRRDPSDGFDDIVWYREQTKNTCCQGKACALGFTAALEMDGTPDTDAGAAVAVGDINGDGIQDLVIGNGAAGTARVIVAFGSRTGWPVRDALDLNAVTGGDGSLGFVVSNDSSIIGFGKTVATGDVNGDAYDDIVIGGYPSAIVFGKGSFADGTTLTSALDGTAGLLVNYGLTIAPGATAVADMDGDGIKDIVFAQHLNPLTQYLFFVWGRSSANWCSLVTACDGASLPKTWTTAHNTIGIADGFSLSATSLSNAAAVGNFSLAAGDVNGDGIDDLLIGGNSGGAGAGAYLLFGKSRATWTTPGDWTWSATNTKGLGPVINANNPAWGVKFVSNAAASNYLTIGNSVAVADLNNDGFRDLIVSDVDRIYFYYGRAAGSWPTGTVAAPYDIYTNASTIIDTATNRPSWISSPVPSVVSIADINDDGRMDLLIGVKNSGSPSGCLGDPGTTTGSIYIVLQPAGGWSSANLFSGVANTACDANELNTVALPGSFRISGTAAYDYAFRPAAADINADGRIDVLIVAPGNVTDRGGFLYVLLGRRQVPWEAAVELNKLLP; this comes from the coding sequence GCGATGCAGGGATTCATGGCGGCGCATCATCGCCGTCCGTGCCCGGCCGGCATCAGCGATCTAATGGGCAGCGCCGTGTTCGGGATGGAGCAACTGGAATCCGGCCACTGCGCCTCGGCAGTGGGAGCTTCGGAGTACGCCGGGATGCCGCCCGTCAGGACCCTCGGTCTTCCGGAGGAGCATGCTTTCGACGGCTGGGGCCGGCGGATGCAGTACCGCGTCGATCAGAGGACTACCGTCTCTGGCGCATCCGCGCTCTCGGCCGACGTGTCGTCCTGTTTTGACCTTCAGAGTCAACGCGCAAAAGGAGCGATCGAGATCGCTTCAGCGCACGATGCGGCAGTCTCCGGCGACAATGTGATGTGGGCCTTGATATCGCACGGGAAAGACAAGTACGGCTCATACTCGATGCAGGGCCAAGGCCCGCTGGACGGCGCCACGGACGACGACACACTCAAGAATATTGCCCTGGAGGGGCGGCTCGTTCGCAGGGACCCCTCGGATGGCTTTGACGACATTGTGTGGTACCGGGAGCAGACGAAGAACACCTGCTGCCAGGGCAAGGCGTGCGCCCTCGGCTTTACTGCCGCACTGGAGATGGACGGGACGCCCGACACCGATGCCGGCGCGGCAGTGGCTGTCGGCGACATCAACGGCGACGGCATACAGGACCTCGTAATCGGAAACGGCGCGGCGGGCACCGCGCGCGTAATCGTCGCGTTCGGAAGTCGCACCGGCTGGCCCGTGAGAGATGCTCTGGATCTAAACGCCGTCACAGGCGGTGACGGGTCTCTTGGATTCGTGGTTTCCAACGATAGTTCTATCATCGGTTTCGGAAAGACGGTCGCTACGGGAGACGTAAACGGCGATGCGTACGATGATATCGTCATCGGGGGCTACCCCAGCGCCATTGTCTTTGGCAAGGGATCGTTTGCCGACGGCACTACTCTCACGTCCGCGCTCGACGGCACGGCCGGGCTGCTCGTCAATTACGGTCTTACCATCGCGCCGGGCGCAACGGCTGTCGCCGACATGGACGGTGACGGAATCAAGGACATTGTATTCGCGCAGCATCTCAACCCATTGACGCAATATCTGTTCTTCGTGTGGGGTCGCAGCTCGGCCAACTGGTGCAGCCTGGTGACTGCCTGCGATGGCGCGTCGCTGCCAAAGACGTGGACTACAGCCCACAACACCATCGGCATCGCCGACGGATTCTCGCTCTCCGCGACAAGCCTCTCGAATGCGGCGGCTGTCGGCAATTTCTCGCTCGCCGCCGGAGATGTGAACGGCGATGGCATCGATGACCTTCTGATTGGCGGCAACAGCGGCGGCGCTGGCGCGGGGGCGTATCTCCTGTTCGGCAAGAGCCGCGCGACGTGGACGACTCCCGGCGACTGGACGTGGAGCGCTACGAACACCAAGGGCCTCGGACCGGTCATCAACGCCAACAACCCGGCATGGGGCGTCAAGTTCGTGTCGAACGCCGCCGCCAGCAACTATCTCACAATCGGCAACAGCGTGGCGGTGGCCGATCTCAATAACGACGGATTCAGGGACCTGATTGTGAGCGACGTTGACAGGATTTACTTCTATTACGGACGCGCGGCCGGAAGCTGGCCAACGGGGACGGTGGCCGCGCCTTACGACATCTACACAAATGCTTCGACGATCATCGATACGGCAACGAACCGCCCCTCCTGGATCAGTTCGCCCGTGCCAAGCGTAGTGAGCATCGCCGATATCAATGATGACGGCAGGATGGACCTGCTGATCGGGGTCAAGAACAGCGGTTCGCCGTCGGGTTGTCTGGGCGACCCAGGGACGACCACGGGATCGATATATATCGTGCTTCAGCCGGCTGGCGGGTGGAGCAGCGCTAATCTTTTTTCAGGTGTGGCAAACACGGCGTGTGATGCCAACGAGCTCAATACTGTGGCCCTTCCCGGCAGCTTCCGGATCAGCGGCACCGCGGCGTACGACTATGCGTTTCGGCCGGCTGCCGCCGACATCAACGCGGATGGCCGGATCGACGTGCTCATTGTAGCGCCGGGAAATGTAACGGATCGCGGCGGCTTCCTCTATGTGCTTCTCGGCAGGCGGCAGGTGCCCTGGGAAGCGGCTGTCGAATTGAATAAGCTGCTTCCCTGA